One region of Aurantimonas sp. HBX-1 genomic DNA includes:
- a CDS encoding bifunctional diguanylate cyclase/phosphodiesterase, whose protein sequence is MSLKTLKWLLAATVCCFAAATFYLSYVIVERQNALHGVSRYNAAWNVSQGVSEFMRLEHRLAAYALPGRNVSHDEIQLRLDIMFSRLGLFESESETVPHERSLRHFIESDRSHLATIDNLRQALRTVESLLANPPISIPDALAALAALEPLDAQLTSLAAAAATHGASLAREDQTALQRLHTLFTALAIGLILCGIALIVLLLHHNRLLTRAQQHLRNLADRLQATTRSLQAQNQRFDAALENMSQALCTFDGKGRLAVFNERFAALTGLPEHELAGATVEEIIERSSAEGPVSAFRQISTRQRSLVKQKRGALFTQELQDSRAFSVSHEALPDGGWLATYEDISERRRAEARIAHMAHHDPLTDLPNRTLFQERLEFAVARSRDDGRRTTVFLLDLDGFKDVNDTLGHHAGDELLRAVARRLRSAAGAGRMAARLGGDEFAVLDESAGDAEASLELARRLIAFLSCPYAFDGKQVDIGVSIGIAEHAEDAPHPEDILKRADLALYQAKADGKGRARLFEPEMDAHLLVRKAFEADLRGALQRGEMSVHYQPLLDTATRSVCGYEALMRWHHPDRGWVSPAAFIPVAEDIGLIDLLGEWVMREALKEAARWPAHFTISVNLSAVQFRSGALARMVISALAAAGIAPERLHLEITESVLLAASEQTLATLHQFKDLGVRIAMDDFGTGYSSLSNLRSFPFDTIKIDQSFVRDLTSGPEALSVVQLIISLGTSLGMETTAEGVETEAQYACLQALGCTHVQGYLFARPKPAGELGHEALRPEPEEVAPADPATGARQADRGR, encoded by the coding sequence ATGTCCCTCAAGACGCTGAAATGGCTGCTGGCCGCCACCGTATGCTGCTTCGCCGCGGCGACATTCTACCTCTCCTACGTCATCGTCGAGCGGCAGAATGCCCTGCACGGCGTCTCCCGCTACAACGCCGCCTGGAACGTCAGCCAGGGCGTCTCGGAGTTCATGCGGCTCGAACACCGGCTGGCGGCCTACGCGCTGCCGGGCCGGAACGTCAGCCACGACGAGATCCAGCTCCGGCTCGACATCATGTTCAGCCGGCTCGGCCTGTTCGAGAGCGAGTCGGAGACGGTCCCCCACGAGCGCAGCCTGCGCCATTTCATCGAGAGCGACCGGTCCCATCTCGCGACCATCGACAATCTGCGCCAGGCCCTGCGGACGGTTGAAAGCCTGCTGGCCAATCCGCCGATCAGCATCCCGGATGCCCTGGCGGCCCTGGCGGCCCTCGAGCCGCTCGATGCGCAGCTGACCTCGCTGGCCGCTGCCGCAGCGACGCACGGCGCTTCGCTTGCCCGCGAGGACCAGACGGCGCTGCAGCGGCTGCACACGCTGTTCACGGCGTTGGCCATCGGACTGATCCTCTGCGGCATCGCGCTCATCGTGCTGCTGCTCCACCACAACCGGCTGCTGACGCGCGCCCAGCAGCACCTCAGGAACCTCGCGGACCGGCTGCAGGCGACGACGCGCAGCCTGCAGGCGCAGAACCAGCGCTTCGACGCGGCGCTGGAAAACATGTCCCAGGCGCTGTGCACCTTCGACGGCAAGGGTCGGCTCGCGGTCTTCAACGAGCGCTTTGCGGCGCTCACCGGCCTGCCGGAGCACGAGCTGGCGGGCGCGACGGTCGAGGAGATCATCGAGCGCAGCAGTGCGGAAGGCCCGGTCAGCGCCTTCCGGCAGATCAGCACGCGCCAGCGCAGCCTGGTGAAGCAGAAGCGCGGGGCGCTGTTCACCCAGGAACTGCAGGATAGCAGGGCCTTTTCGGTGTCTCACGAGGCGCTGCCCGACGGGGGCTGGCTCGCCACCTACGAGGACATCAGCGAGCGGCGCCGTGCCGAGGCCCGGATCGCCCACATGGCGCATCACGACCCGCTGACCGACCTGCCGAATCGCACGCTGTTCCAGGAGCGCCTGGAGTTCGCGGTGGCGCGCTCGCGGGACGACGGCAGGCGCACGACGGTGTTCCTGCTCGACCTCGACGGCTTCAAGGACGTCAACGACACGCTCGGCCACCATGCCGGCGACGAGCTGCTGAGGGCCGTCGCGCGGCGGCTGCGGTCCGCCGCCGGGGCCGGGCGGATGGCGGCGCGGCTCGGCGGCGACGAGTTCGCGGTGCTCGACGAGTCGGCCGGCGACGCCGAGGCGAGCCTCGAACTCGCCCGGCGGCTGATTGCCTTCCTGTCCTGCCCCTATGCCTTCGACGGCAAGCAGGTCGACATCGGCGTCAGCATCGGGATCGCCGAACATGCCGAGGACGCGCCGCACCCCGAGGACATCCTGAAGCGGGCGGATCTGGCGCTGTACCAGGCCAAGGCGGACGGCAAGGGGCGGGCGCGCCTGTTCGAGCCGGAAATGGACGCCCACCTGCTGGTGCGCAAGGCGTTCGAGGCGGACCTTCGCGGCGCGCTGCAGCGCGGCGAGATGTCGGTCCACTACCAGCCGCTGCTCGACACCGCGACGCGCAGCGTCTGCGGCTACGAGGCGCTGATGCGCTGGCACCACCCGGACCGCGGATGGGTCTCGCCCGCCGCGTTCATCCCCGTCGCCGAGGATATCGGCCTGATCGACCTTCTGGGCGAATGGGTGATGCGCGAGGCCCTGAAGGAGGCGGCGCGCTGGCCGGCCCACTTCACCATCTCGGTGAACCTTTCCGCCGTGCAGTTCCGCAGCGGCGCCCTGGCGCGGATGGTGATCTCGGCGCTGGCCGCCGCCGGCATCGCGCCCGAGCGGCTGCATCTGGAGATCACCGAATCGGTGCTGCTGGCGGCCAGCGAGCAGACCCTGGCGACGCTGCACCAGTTCAAGGATCTCGGCGTGCGCATCGCCATGGACGATTTCGGCACCGGCTACTCCTCGCTCAGCAACCTGCGCAGCTTTCCCTTCGACACGATCAAGATCGACCAGTCCTTCGTCCGCGACCTGACCTCCGGGCCGGAAGCCCTGTCGGTGGTGCAGCTGATCATCAGCCTGGGAACCAGCCTCGGCATGGAGACCACCGCCGAGGGCGTCGAGACCGAGGCGCAATATGCCTGCCTGCAGGCGCTCGGCTGCACCCATGTGCAGGGTTACCTGTTCGCCCGCCCGAAGCCCGCCGGGGAACTAGGCCACGAGGCCCTGCGGCCGGAGCCGGAGGAAGTGGCGCCGGCGGACCCGGCGACCGGCGCGCGCCAGGCCGACCGCGGACGCTGA
- a CDS encoding molybdopterin-dependent oxidoreductase, with product MLTTAQADPLAAPAGEPILIVSGKIASTNVGDTAQFDRAMLEALGTVSFETRTPWREGISTFEGVPLEALMTAVGARGETVTAIALNDYVTSIPISDFARFGTILALKWDGEYMTVRDHGPLFIVYPYDSDPELQNQTYFGRSAWQLRQLVVE from the coding sequence ATGCTCACGACTGCGCAGGCCGACCCGCTCGCGGCGCCGGCCGGCGAGCCCATCCTGATCGTTTCCGGCAAGATCGCCTCCACCAATGTCGGCGACACCGCGCAGTTCGACCGCGCCATGCTCGAGGCGCTGGGCACGGTCAGCTTCGAGACGCGGACGCCCTGGCGGGAAGGCATCAGCACCTTCGAGGGCGTGCCGCTCGAGGCGCTGATGACGGCGGTCGGCGCGCGCGGCGAGACCGTCACCGCCATCGCCCTCAACGACTATGTGACCAGCATCCCGATCAGCGACTTCGCCCGCTTCGGCACCATCCTGGCGCTGAAGTGGGACGGCGAATACATGACGGTGCGCGACCACGGCCCGCTCTTCATCGTCTATCCCTACGACAGCGACCCCGAACTGCAGAACCAGACCTATTTCGGTCGGTCGGCCTGGCAGCTCCGGCAGTTGGTCGTCGAATAG
- a CDS encoding cation:proton antiporter, whose amino-acid sequence MFDVAAIILVVAGLLLIVAALQPVAARFQLPSTILLAAVGVALGFLAAFLLATPLTDAFNVIVSPIVNLPVRSSLFLYVFLPLLLFQASIMIDVRRVVDDAVPILVLAVLAVVLAAAVIGFSLSALFGVPLLGALLLGSIVATTDPAAVVAIFRELGAPARLTRLVEGESLLNDAAAIALFSLLLTVIVSNQPLEATDALMRFGTTFLGGALAGFVGGYALSLALPMIGGIRSAEVTLTLGAVYAIYILSDQLFGVSGVVAVVVAGLAVSAMVPARIAPSNWRYLRDVWEQIGFWAGSLVFLLAAILVPRILSEVRFQDLLIVLTAVAAALAARAVVIFLVLPALSAIGAARPVSLPYSVTIFWGGLRGAVTLALALVVTENGYVEPELKRFIAVTATGFVLFTLFVNGLTLHRVIHWLKLDRLSPVDSAVRNQVFALTLAEVKDTLEQTARRYGLNAAASGAVIGTYRTRIEEASTLDIEEVLTDRQRVTLGLIALATREKELILQHHGRGTIALDSVGAMLSHAERLVEGARSDGRVGYNRAARESLEYGRGFRIAYELHIRFSIDQFLTRRLIRRFETLLVLSLLTTELLEYIPQRITPLLGGRIGAILTEIVSSRHEAANNGLQALRLQYPEYATAVEEEFLSQLGEQQELSHFDDLFEEGILALEIHQDLRRAVLVRGPLREKKPLDLKLNTFDMIRSMQIFRHLDDRQVKRLARRLKPRIVLPGGYLARRGELPTGLFFIASGVVEVRREDQAVTLGQGEFFGEIALLTGRPRGADVVALTYCNVLVLAAEDFARFLKAFPKIREEIEKTALRREEDNAGHRVAAAERHAGAAGEKEGPARVLVPASE is encoded by the coding sequence TTGTTCGACGTCGCGGCGATCATTCTCGTAGTTGCCGGCCTTCTGCTGATCGTCGCCGCCCTGCAGCCGGTGGCGGCGCGCTTCCAGCTCCCGTCGACCATCCTGCTCGCGGCGGTCGGCGTGGCGCTCGGCTTCCTGGCGGCGTTCCTCTTGGCGACGCCGCTGACCGACGCGTTCAACGTCATCGTCTCGCCGATCGTGAACCTGCCGGTCCGCTCGTCGCTCTTTCTCTACGTGTTCCTGCCGCTGCTGCTGTTCCAGGCCTCGATCATGATCGACGTGCGCCGGGTGGTGGACGACGCCGTGCCGATCCTGGTGCTGGCGGTGCTCGCCGTGGTGTTGGCGGCGGCGGTGATCGGCTTCAGCCTCAGCGCCCTGTTTGGCGTGCCGCTGCTGGGTGCGCTGCTGCTCGGCTCGATCGTCGCGACCACGGACCCCGCCGCGGTCGTGGCGATCTTTCGCGAACTCGGGGCGCCGGCGCGGCTCACCCGGCTGGTGGAAGGCGAGAGCCTCCTCAACGATGCGGCGGCCATCGCGCTGTTCTCGCTGCTCTTGACGGTGATCGTCTCGAACCAGCCGCTGGAGGCCACCGACGCGCTCATGCGCTTCGGCACGACGTTTCTCGGCGGCGCGCTGGCCGGCTTCGTCGGCGGCTATGCGCTCAGCCTCGCGCTGCCGATGATCGGCGGCATCCGCTCGGCCGAGGTCACGCTGACGCTCGGCGCGGTCTATGCGATCTACATCCTCTCCGACCAGCTCTTCGGGGTCTCGGGCGTGGTGGCGGTGGTGGTCGCCGGGCTGGCGGTCTCGGCGATGGTGCCGGCGCGGATCGCGCCCAGCAACTGGCGCTATCTGCGCGACGTGTGGGAGCAGATCGGCTTCTGGGCCGGCTCGCTGGTCTTCCTGCTGGCCGCCATCCTGGTGCCGCGCATCCTGTCGGAGGTGCGCTTCCAGGACCTGCTCATCGTGCTGACGGCCGTCGCCGCGGCGCTCGCCGCCCGCGCCGTGGTGATCTTCCTCGTGCTGCCGGCGCTGAGCGCCATCGGCGCGGCGCGGCCGGTCAGCCTGCCCTACAGCGTGACGATCTTCTGGGGCGGGCTTCGCGGCGCCGTGACCCTGGCGCTGGCGCTGGTGGTCACCGAGAACGGCTACGTCGAGCCCGAGCTCAAGCGCTTCATCGCGGTCACCGCGACCGGCTTCGTGCTGTTCACGCTCTTCGTCAACGGCCTGACCCTGCACCGGGTCATCCACTGGCTGAAGCTCGACCGGCTTTCGCCCGTCGACAGCGCGGTGCGCAACCAGGTCTTCGCGCTGACCCTCGCCGAGGTGAAGGACACGCTGGAGCAGACGGCGCGGCGCTACGGCCTCAACGCGGCGGCGAGCGGGGCGGTGATCGGCACCTACCGCACCCGGATCGAGGAAGCCTCGACGCTCGACATCGAGGAGGTGCTGACCGACCGGCAGCGGGTGACGCTCGGCCTCATCGCCCTCGCCACGCGGGAGAAGGAGCTGATCCTGCAGCATCACGGCCGCGGCACGATCGCGCTGGATTCGGTCGGCGCCATGCTGAGCCATGCCGAGCGGCTGGTGGAAGGCGCCCGGAGCGACGGGCGCGTCGGCTACAACCGGGCGGCCCGCGAGAGCCTCGAATACGGCCGCGGCTTCCGCATCGCCTACGAGCTGCATATCCGATTCTCGATCGACCAGTTCCTCACGCGGCGGCTGATCCGCCGGTTCGAGACGCTGCTGGTGCTCAGCCTCCTGACCACCGAGCTGCTGGAGTACATCCCGCAACGCATCACCCCGCTGCTCGGCGGGCGCATCGGCGCGATCCTGACGGAGATCGTCTCCAGCCGGCACGAGGCGGCGAACAACGGCCTGCAGGCGCTGCGGCTGCAATATCCCGAATACGCCACCGCGGTGGAGGAGGAATTCCTGTCGCAGCTCGGCGAACAGCAGGAACTCAGCCATTTCGACGACCTGTTCGAGGAGGGCATCCTGGCGCTGGAGATCCACCAGGATCTGCGCCGCGCCGTGCTCGTGCGGGGTCCGCTGCGCGAGAAGAAGCCGCTCGACCTGAAGCTGAACACGTTCGACATGATCCGGTCGATGCAGATCTTCCGGCACCTTGACGACAGGCAGGTGAAGCGGCTGGCGCGGCGCCTGAAGCCACGCATCGTGCTGCCGGGCGGCTATCTGGCGCGGCGGGGCGAACTGCCGACGGGCCTCTTCTTCATCGCCTCGGGCGTCGTCGAGGTGCGGCGCGAGGACCAGGCGGTGACGCTCGGGCAGGGGGAATTCTTCGGGGAGATCGCGCTGCTGACCGGCCGGCCGCGCGGCGCCGACGTCGTGGCGCTCACCTATTGCAACGTGCTGGTGCTGGCGGCGGAGGATTTCGCGCGCTTCCTCAAGGCCTTCCCCAAGATCAGGGAAGAGATCGAGAAGACGGCGCTGCGCAGGGAAGAGGACAATGCCGGCCATCGCGTCGCCGCCGCCGAACGGCATGCGGGCGCGGCGGGCGAGAAGGAGGGGCCGGCCAGGGTCCTGGTGCCGGCCTCCGAGTGA
- a CDS encoding bifunctional diguanylate cyclase/phosphodiesterase, giving the protein MPIKLKLLLGCLCLTLLTLGLGAYALKSQRDVGTLAERIYDEALVSMSYLRSAQNRLLKQEAAYRAFAMGESVPDGTALSPLVQAQPLAAILQDLQVASERAISAAGKKQTSDIHRRLIALATAPATTLPSQVLAELRAIDAELDVAVEIFAGDGFRFRREVRDRIERSLDNAGFAMAGAIAIALAISLMLTRAIVPPLNQAVTVARAIAAGRLDNEIRPQGVSETARLLTALATMQESISEKMQRIRDLMAAQADSYNDRMQQQHARFDAALNNMSQGLCMFDDQQRLVVFNRRFAQMFGGIQLGVEAKDVLIDPELSHVLASQTQASYNQELPDGRMIAISHQPIERGGWVATFEDVTDRHHAQLKLSHMATHDALTGLPNRVRFRERLESVVRKPRGARRVAVLSLDLDGFKTVNDTLGHPTGDKLLKAAAERLRLCVGKDDLLARFGGDEFVIVQIATHPEVAAATLARQIIEVLSRPFVIDGHEMVVGVSIGIVLPGFRSEAGPERNVDVLIKNADIALYRAKAEGRSTWRFFERAMDTERQARRTMEIDLRVALERGELELFYQPFVDVARQRISGFEALMRWRHPVRGFVSPAEFIPVAEDCGLIHAMGAWALETACAQAAGWPEDLVVSVNLSPVQFKKPGLADDVERALAASGLAPQRLQLEVTESLLLQDTESVIATLNGFRDRGIGISMDDFGTGYSSLGYLNRFPFDKIKIDQSFVRTIEAKESRAIIRAVIGLSRALGMAVLAEGVETREQRDALILEGCSEMQGFHFSKPRPANELPQVLIEFGLRHRMVGSAVANPAGRLAVAAV; this is encoded by the coding sequence ATGCCGATCAAGCTGAAGCTGCTCCTCGGCTGCCTGTGCCTGACCCTGCTCACGCTCGGGCTCGGCGCCTACGCGCTGAAATCGCAACGCGACGTGGGAACGCTGGCCGAGCGCATCTACGACGAGGCGCTGGTCTCGATGAGCTACCTGCGCTCGGCGCAGAACCGGCTGCTGAAGCAGGAGGCGGCGTATCGCGCCTTCGCCATGGGCGAGTCCGTCCCCGACGGCACCGCCCTCAGCCCGCTCGTGCAGGCCCAGCCACTCGCGGCGATCCTGCAGGATCTCCAGGTCGCGTCCGAACGGGCGATTTCCGCGGCGGGCAAGAAGCAGACGAGCGACATCCATCGGCGGCTGATCGCGCTGGCGACGGCCCCCGCCACCACGCTGCCTTCGCAGGTGCTGGCCGAGCTCCGCGCCATCGACGCCGAACTCGACGTCGCGGTCGAGATCTTCGCCGGCGACGGCTTCCGCTTCCGCCGCGAGGTGCGTGATCGCATCGAACGGTCGCTGGACAATGCCGGCTTCGCCATGGCGGGGGCGATCGCCATCGCCCTGGCGATCTCGCTGATGCTGACGCGGGCCATCGTCCCGCCGCTGAACCAGGCCGTCACCGTTGCCCGCGCCATCGCCGCAGGCCGGCTGGACAACGAGATCCGACCGCAGGGCGTCAGCGAGACGGCGCGGCTGCTGACGGCGCTCGCCACCATGCAGGAGAGCATCTCCGAGAAGATGCAGCGCATCCGCGACCTGATGGCGGCGCAGGCCGACAGCTACAACGATCGCATGCAGCAGCAGCACGCCCGCTTCGACGCCGCCCTCAACAACATGTCGCAGGGGCTCTGCATGTTCGACGACCAGCAGCGACTGGTCGTCTTCAACCGTCGCTTCGCCCAGATGTTCGGCGGCATCCAGCTGGGCGTCGAGGCGAAGGACGTGCTGATCGATCCCGAGCTCAGCCATGTCCTCGCGTCGCAGACCCAGGCATCCTACAACCAGGAGCTGCCCGACGGGCGGATGATCGCTATCTCCCACCAGCCGATCGAGCGCGGCGGCTGGGTCGCCACCTTCGAGGACGTCACCGACCGGCATCACGCCCAGCTCAAGCTCAGCCACATGGCGACCCACGACGCGCTCACCGGCCTGCCCAACCGAGTGCGGTTCCGCGAACGGCTGGAATCGGTGGTGCGAAAGCCGCGCGGCGCCCGCCGCGTCGCCGTCCTCTCGCTCGACCTCGACGGGTTCAAGACGGTCAACGACACGCTCGGCCATCCGACCGGCGACAAGCTCCTCAAGGCCGCCGCCGAGCGGCTGCGCCTTTGCGTCGGCAAGGACGACCTGCTGGCGCGCTTCGGCGGCGACGAGTTCGTCATCGTGCAGATCGCCACCCATCCGGAGGTCGCCGCGGCGACCCTCGCGCGGCAGATCATCGAGGTGCTCAGCCGGCCCTTCGTCATCGACGGCCACGAGATGGTCGTCGGCGTCAGCATCGGCATCGTGCTGCCGGGTTTCCGCAGCGAAGCCGGCCCGGAACGCAATGTCGACGTGCTGATCAAGAACGCCGACATCGCCCTGTATCGCGCCAAGGCGGAGGGACGCAGCACCTGGCGCTTCTTCGAGCGAGCGATGGACACCGAGCGGCAGGCGCGCCGGACGATGGAGATCGACCTGCGGGTGGCGCTGGAACGCGGCGAACTCGAGCTGTTCTACCAGCCCTTCGTCGATGTCGCCCGCCAGCGCATATCGGGCTTCGAGGCGCTGATGCGCTGGCGGCATCCGGTGCGGGGCTTCGTCTCGCCGGCGGAGTTCATCCCGGTCGCCGAGGATTGCGGCCTGATCCACGCGATGGGCGCCTGGGCGCTGGAGACGGCCTGTGCGCAGGCGGCGGGCTGGCCCGAGGACCTGGTCGTCTCGGTGAACCTCTCGCCGGTGCAGTTCAAGAAGCCGGGGCTCGCCGACGACGTCGAGCGGGCGCTTGCGGCGTCCGGGCTCGCCCCGCAGCGCCTGCAGCTGGAGGTGACGGAATCGCTGCTGCTCCAGGATACCGAGTCGGTGATCGCGACGCTGAACGGCTTCCGCGACCGCGGCATCGGCATCTCGATGGACGATTTCGGCACCGGCTATTCCTCGCTCGGCTACCTTAACCGCTTCCCGTTCGACAAGATCAAGATCGACCAGTCCTTCGTGCGCACCATCGAGGCGAAGGAAAGCCGCGCCATCATCCGGGCGGTGATCGGCCTCAGCCGGGCGCTGGGCATGGCGGTGCTGGCGGAGGGCGTCGAGACGCGCGAGCAGCGCGACGCGCTGATCCTGGAAGGCTGCTCCGAGATGCAGGGCTTCCATTTCAGCAAGCCGCGGCCCGCCAACGAGTTGCCCCAGGTGCTGATCGAGTTCGGGCTGCGGCACCGGATGGTGGGAAGCGCGGTGGCGAACCCGGCGGGGCGCCTCGCCGTCGCCGCGGTATAG
- a CDS encoding plastocyanin/azurin family copper-binding protein, with protein MMKVVLAAGCVGFCATTVAALATDPLRVRQHDRQFDRRELTVRTGEMVRFSNDDPFLHQVYVESRQFSFDSNEQFQGEAIDVTFDRPGSYEVLCGIHPLMSVRVDVVE; from the coding sequence ATGATGAAGGTCGTTCTTGCCGCCGGATGCGTCGGCTTCTGCGCGACGACGGTTGCCGCCCTGGCGACCGATCCCCTGCGGGTGCGCCAGCATGATCGCCAGTTCGACCGGCGGGAGCTGACCGTCCGGACGGGCGAGATGGTGCGCTTCAGCAACGACGATCCGTTCCTGCACCAGGTCTATGTCGAGTCGCGGCAGTTCAGCTTCGACTCCAACGAGCAGTTTCAGGGCGAGGCCATCGACGTGACCTTCGACCGTCCCGGGTCCTACGAGGTGCTGTGTGGCATCCATCCGCTGATGAGCGTTCGGGTGGACGTCGTTGAGTGA
- a CDS encoding catalase family peroxidase produces the protein MAPAVAGERPATGNPTATARNIVGALDTMSGGPHRGHPAAHAKGVLVEGSFEPHPDAGALTRATHMSHGPVPVIVRFSNFSGVPTVPDGDASATPNGMAIKFLLPDGGSTDIVAHSFDGFPASTPQEFLAFLEAIGSADAARLDRHLAAHPAARRFVETPKPTPASYARQRFYGVNAFRFTNAAGTTRFGRYRIEPEAGTRFLSAEAAAQMAPDFLATDLRDRLAGAPVRFRLAVQLAAEGDALDDAAMSWPEGREVRELGTLVLRTAAHPERGQGLLFTPLNLVDGILPSDDPMLVSRTRAYRMSHDRRSPRHAEGAAAN, from the coding sequence GTGGCGCCGGCCGTCGCCGGGGAGCGGCCCGCAACCGGCAATCCCACCGCCACGGCACGCAACATCGTCGGCGCGCTGGACACGATGTCCGGCGGCCCGCACCGGGGCCATCCCGCCGCCCATGCCAAGGGCGTGCTGGTGGAGGGAAGCTTCGAGCCGCATCCGGACGCCGGCGCGCTCACCCGGGCGACGCACATGAGCCACGGCCCCGTCCCGGTGATCGTACGCTTCTCCAACTTCTCCGGCGTGCCGACCGTCCCGGACGGCGATGCGTCGGCGACGCCCAACGGCATGGCGATCAAGTTCCTGCTGCCGGATGGCGGGTCCACCGACATCGTGGCGCACTCGTTCGACGGCTTTCCGGCCTCGACGCCGCAGGAGTTCCTGGCCTTTCTCGAAGCGATCGGATCGGCCGATGCCGCTCGGCTGGACCGTCACCTTGCCGCCCATCCGGCCGCCCGCCGGTTCGTCGAGACGCCGAAGCCGACGCCGGCGAGCTATGCCCGGCAGCGCTTTTACGGGGTCAACGCCTTCCGCTTCACCAACGCCGCCGGAACGACCCGCTTCGGGCGCTACCGCATCGAGCCCGAGGCCGGCACGCGGTTCCTGTCCGCTGAGGCGGCGGCGCAGATGGCGCCGGACTTCCTGGCGACGGATCTGCGGGACCGGCTTGCCGGCGCGCCGGTGCGCTTCCGTCTCGCGGTGCAGCTCGCCGCCGAAGGTGACGCCCTCGACGATGCCGCCATGTCCTGGCCGGAAGGCCGGGAGGTCCGGGAGCTCGGCACGCTGGTCCTGCGCACGGCCGCCCATCCCGAACGCGGCCAAGGCCTCCTGTTCACGCCGCTCAACCTCGTCGACGGCATCCTGCCATCCGACGACCCGATGCTCGTCTCCCGCACGCGCGCCTACCGGATGTCACACGACCGCCGGAGCCCACGCCATGCGGAAGGCGCGGCAGCGAACTGA
- a CDS encoding IS3 family transposase (programmed frameshift): MPRKKHQPEEIVAKLRQVDVLLSQGRPVAEAIRTISVTPFTYYRWRKEFGGLKSNQVKRLKDLEKENERLRKAVSDLTLEKLILREAAFGKLVSPARRRCCIDHTIAKFGVSERLACRVLGQHRSTQRKAPKGRADDAALTAAIVALATRYGRYGYRRIAAMLESAGWVVNAKRVERIWRREGLKVPARQSKKGRLWLNDGSCLRLRPEHPNHVWSYDFVEDRTHNGRKFRMLNVIDEFTRECIAIRIDRKLKSTDVIDVLSDLFILRGVPGHVRSDNGPEFVAKAVREWITAVGAKTAFIEPGSPWENGYCESFNSKLRDELLNGELFYSLAEARIVIECWRQHYNTRRPHSALGYRPPAPAAVVWPAAPTQPASPATSTVAVKPTMH; the protein is encoded by the exons ATGCCGAGGAAGAAGCACCAGCCTGAAGAGATTGTCGCGAAGCTGAGGCAGGTCGACGTATTGTTGTCGCAGGGGCGTCCGGTGGCGGAAGCGATCCGCACGATTTCCGTAACGCCGTTCACCTACTACCGCTGGCGCAAGGAGTTCGGCGGGCTGAAGAGCAACCAGGTGAAGCGGCTGAAGGACCTGGAGAAGGAGAACGAGCGGTTGCGCAAGGCCGTGTCGGACCTGACGCTGGAGAAGCTGATCCTCAGGGAGGCCGCCT TCGGGAAACTGGTGAGCCCCGCCCGCCGTCGCTGCTGCATCGACCACACCATTGCGAAGTTTGGCGTGTCGGAGCGGCTGGCGTGCCGGGTTCTGGGGCAGCATCGATCTACCCAACGCAAGGCGCCGAAGGGACGAGCTGACGATGCCGCACTGACCGCTGCCATTGTCGCGCTCGCGACCCGGTATGGTCGTTACGGCTACCGCCGCATCGCGGCCATGCTGGAGAGCGCCGGCTGGGTGGTAAATGCCAAGCGCGTCGAGCGCATTTGGCGCCGGGAAGGTTTGAAGGTGCCGGCGCGGCAATCGAAGAAGGGCCGCCTTTGGCTGAACGACGGCTCCTGCCTTCGGCTTCGACCAGAACACCCCAACCACGTCTGGTCCTACGACTTCGTCGAGGATCGCACCCACAACGGCCGGAAGTTCCGCATGCTGAACGTGATCGACGAGTTCACCCGGGAATGCATCGCGATCAGGATCGATCGGAAGCTCAAATCCACCGACGTCATCGACGTCCTGTCCGATCTCTTCATTCTAAGGGGCGTGCCTGGACATGTTCGTTCGGACAACGGCCCGGAGTTCGTCGCCAAGGCGGTGCGGGAGTGGATCACGGCGGTTGGCGCGAAGACGGCGTTCATCGAGCCGGGCAGCCCGTGGGAGAACGGCTATTGCGAAAGCTTCAACTCCAAGCTCCGCGACGAGCTCTTGAACGGTGAGCTGTTCTACAGCCTGGCGGAGGCACGGATCGTCATCGAATGTTGGCGTCAGCACTACAACACTCGGCGCCCGCACTCTGCCCTCGGATACCGCCCGCCAGCACCAGCCGCTGTGGTGTGGCCGGCTGCGCCAACCCAACCGGCTTCGCCGGCCACCTCAACCGTGGCCGTCAAGCCCACAATGCATTAG